A single genomic interval of Alistipes provencensis harbors:
- a CDS encoding (4Fe-4S)-binding protein yields MDPKNTIKEYTNGEIVIVWQPELCTHAGVCVKMLPKVYNPRERPWVKPENASTAELIAQIDKCPSGALSYRMAEK; encoded by the coding sequence ATGGACCCAAAGAACACCATCAAGGAGTACACCAACGGCGAGATCGTTATCGTCTGGCAGCCGGAACTTTGTACACACGCAGGCGTCTGCGTAAAGATGCTGCCCAAGGTTTACAATCCGAGAGAGCGGCCTTGGGTAAAACCGGAGAACGCCTCGACGGCCGAGCTCATCGCCCAAATCGACAAATGCCCCTCGGGAGCGCTGTCGTACCGGATGGCCGAGAAGTAA
- a CDS encoding co-chaperone GroES, producing MNVKPLSDRVLVLPNPAEEKTAGGLIIPDTAKEKPLAGKVVAVGPGTSEVKMEVKVGDQVLYGKYAGQEIQIDGVDYLIMKQNDILAII from the coding sequence ATGAATGTAAAACCGTTATCAGACCGTGTGCTGGTTCTCCCGAATCCCGCGGAGGAGAAGACAGCCGGTGGATTGATCATCCCCGACACGGCAAAGGAAAAACCGCTGGCAGGTAAGGTCGTTGCAGTGGGCCCCGGCACCTCGGAGGTCAAGATGGAGGTCAAAGTGGGCGATCAGGTCCTCTACGGCAAGTATGCCGGTCAGGAGATTCAGATCGACGGCGTGGATTACCTCATCATGAAACAGAACGATATTTTGGCGATCATCTGA
- the groL gene encoding chaperonin GroEL (60 kDa chaperone family; promotes refolding of misfolded polypeptides especially under stressful conditions; forms two stacked rings of heptamers to form a barrel-shaped 14mer; ends can be capped by GroES; misfolded proteins enter the barrel where they are refolded when GroES binds) codes for MAKDIKYNVEARELLKEGVDALSNAVKVTLGPKGRNVIIDKKFGAPQITKDGVTVAKEVELEDAFANMGAQMVREVASKTNDDAGDGTTTATVLAQSIISVGLKNVTAGANPMDLKRGIDKAVSKVVESLRKQSQEVGSDFAKIEQVATISANNDQNIGKLIAEAMAKVNNEGVITVEEAKGTETHVEVVEGMQFDRGYISAYFITDTEKMEAQLEKPYILITDKKISTMKELMGVLEPVAQSGRSLLIIAEDVDGEALSALVVNKLRGTLKIAACKAPGFGDRRKEMLEDIAVLTGGTVISADKGMKIEDATLDMLGTADKVTLNKENTTIVDGAGKKEEIASRVAQIRAGIDKATSDYDKEKLQERLAKLAGGVAVLYVGAATEVEMKEKKDRVDDALAATRAAVEEGIVPGGGVAYIRATATLEGMKGDNEDQTTGIQIVKRAIEEPLRQIVENAGGEGSVVVNKVKEGKDAFGYNARDDKYEDLLKAGIIDPTKVSRVALENAASIASMFLTTECVLAEKKSDAPAMPAMPGGGMGGMM; via the coding sequence ATGGCAAAAGATATTAAATACAACGTAGAGGCGCGCGAGCTGCTCAAGGAGGGTGTCGACGCGCTGTCGAACGCCGTAAAGGTAACGTTGGGACCCAAAGGCCGCAACGTGATCATCGACAAGAAATTCGGCGCTCCGCAGATCACCAAGGACGGTGTGACCGTAGCCAAGGAGGTCGAGCTGGAGGACGCTTTCGCCAACATGGGCGCCCAGATGGTCCGGGAGGTCGCTTCGAAGACCAACGACGACGCGGGCGACGGTACGACGACCGCGACCGTGCTGGCGCAGTCGATCATCAGCGTGGGCCTGAAGAACGTGACGGCCGGCGCCAACCCGATGGACCTGAAACGCGGTATCGACAAGGCCGTTTCGAAGGTCGTGGAGTCGCTCCGCAAGCAGAGTCAGGAGGTCGGTTCGGATTTCGCCAAGATCGAGCAGGTGGCCACCATTTCGGCCAACAACGACCAGAATATCGGTAAGCTGATCGCCGAGGCGATGGCCAAGGTCAATAACGAGGGTGTCATCACCGTCGAGGAGGCCAAAGGTACCGAGACCCACGTCGAGGTGGTCGAGGGTATGCAGTTCGACCGCGGTTATATTTCGGCCTATTTCATCACCGACACCGAGAAAATGGAGGCTCAGCTCGAGAAACCCTACATCCTGATTACGGACAAGAAGATTTCGACGATGAAGGAGCTGATGGGCGTGCTGGAGCCGGTGGCCCAGAGCGGCCGTTCGCTGCTGATCATCGCCGAGGATGTCGACGGCGAGGCTCTTTCGGCGCTCGTGGTCAACAAACTCCGCGGTACGCTGAAGATTGCTGCCTGCAAGGCTCCGGGCTTCGGTGACCGTCGCAAGGAGATGCTGGAGGATATCGCCGTGCTGACGGGCGGAACCGTGATCTCGGCCGACAAGGGCATGAAGATCGAGGACGCTACGCTGGACATGCTGGGTACGGCCGACAAGGTGACGCTCAACAAGGAGAACACCACCATCGTCGACGGCGCCGGCAAGAAGGAGGAGATCGCTTCGCGCGTGGCACAGATCCGCGCCGGTATCGACAAGGCTACGTCGGACTACGACAAGGAGAAACTGCAGGAGCGTCTGGCCAAGCTGGCCGGCGGTGTTGCCGTACTCTACGTCGGAGCCGCTACCGAGGTCGAGATGAAGGAGAAGAAGGACCGCGTGGACGATGCGCTGGCCGCAACCCGCGCAGCCGTCGAGGAGGGTATCGTTCCGGGCGGCGGTGTGGCTTACATCCGTGCTACGGCGACTCTCGAAGGCATGAAGGGCGACAACGAGGATCAGACGACGGGTATCCAGATCGTGAAACGCGCCATCGAGGAGCCTCTGCGCCAGATCGTCGAGAACGCCGGCGGCGAAGGTTCGGTGGTCGTCAACAAGGTGAAGGAGGGCAAGGATGCCTTCGGTTACAACGCCCGCGACGACAAGTACGAGGACCTGCTGAAGGCCGGTATCATCGACCCGACGAAGGTGTCGCGCGTCGCATTGGAGAACGCCGCGTCGATCGCGTCGATGTTCCTCACCACCGAGTGTGTGCTGGCTGAGAAGAAGTCCGACGCTCCCGCCATGCCGGCAATGCCCGGAGGCGGCATGGGCGGCATGATGTAG